TCGCGGAGGACGGTGTCGCGGCGCTGGCGTACCTGGAGGAGAGTGCAGGCGTCCAGTAGTGCGAGCATGGGCCGTATGGCAACACATGTGATCACGGGTGCAGGTTCCGGCATCGGCGCGGCCGTCGCGCGCCGGCTTCAGGAGCGCGGTGACGACATCGTGCTGATCGCGCGCGATGCCGGACGCGCCAGGCAGCTCGAAGCGCAGTACCCGGGGGCCGGGTCGATGGTCGCCGACCTCGCGGAACCGGAACGCATCTCCAAGGCCTTCGGCATGCAGGCCATGCCCGAACAGGTCGACTCGCTGCTTCACATCGCGGGCATCGTGGATCTCGGTCCGGTCGCCGAGCTCCGGGCGAAAACCTGGATCCAGCAGCTCAACGCCAATCTGGTCTCGCCGGCCGAGCTGACCCGGCTCTTCCTGCCCCAACTCCGCATGGCCCAGGGGCATGTGGTGTACGTCAACTCCGGCGCCGGTCTTGAGGCCCACGCCCAGTGGGGCGCCTACGCCGCCTCCAAGCACGGCCTCAAGGCGCTCGCCGACTCGCTGCGCCACGAGGAGCACGAGAACGGGGTGCGGGTGACGTCGGTCTACCCCGGGCGTACCGCGAGCCCCATGCAGGCCAAGGTGCACTCGCAGGAGGGCAAGGAGTACGACGCCTCCAAGTGGATCGACCCCGAGTCCGTCGCGACGACGATCCTCATGGCGATCGACCTGCCGCGCGACGCCGAGGTCAACAACCTGACCGTCCGGCCGGGTCGATGAGCGACACCAAGTGGGCCTGGGGCCCCGCCACCGGCATCGGGTCCATGCCGGGCGGGGACGCGCGCGAGACCGCCAAGACGGTCGTCGGGTCCTTCGAGGACTTCCCGTACCTGGCCGAACTGCCCGCACGCGGCCCGGGAGCCGACATGCTGGGCCGCACCATCGGCATGCTCGTCGAGATGTACGCCCATGTGGAACCCAGCGGCTGGCGCGTCAGCGACCGGCCAGGGCGCGACACCAAGCGGGCCAGGTCCTGGCTCGGCGAGGACCTGGACGCGCTGGAGGAGTTCACCCAGGGGTACGAGGGGCCGCTGAAGGTCCAGGCGGTGGGTCCGTGGACGCTGGCCGCCGGACTCGAGCTGCGCGGCGGGGAGTCGGCGCTGGGGGACCCGGGCGCGTGCCGCGATCTCGCCGGGTCGCTGGCCGAGGGGCTGCGGGCGCACCTCGCGGACGTACGGCGGCGGGTGCCGGGCGCACAGGTGGTGCTGCAGCTGGACGAGCCCTCGCTGATTTCCGTACTGCGCGGGCAGATCAGGACCGCGAGCGGCTACCGGACGCACCGGGCCGTGGACCGGCAGGTCGTGGAGAGCGGGCTGCGCGATGTGATGGGTGTGACGGAAGGGCCGGTTGTGGTCCATTCCTGCGCGCCCGACGTGCCGTTCGCCCTGCTGCGGCGGGCCGGCGCGGCCGGTGTCTCCTTCGACTTCTCGCTCCTCACGGAGCGTGACGAGGATGCGATCGGCGAAGCCGTCGAGGGCGGTACGCAGCTCTTCGCCGGTGTCGTACCCGGCACGGACGGTCCATTGTCAGACCCTGCCGGTAGCGTTTCGGGTGTCAGGACGCTGTGGCGCAGGCTGGGGCTGAATCCGGGGACTCTCGCGGAGTCGCTGGTGATCACTCCGTCGTGCGGGCTCGCGGGGGCTTCCCCCGCGTATGCGCGCGCGGCGCTCGCGCACTGCGCCAGGGCGGCGAGATCGCTCGCGGACAACCCTGAGTAACCAGTGCCATAACTGGCTCAGTAACGGGAGGACTTGAAGGTGGCTGTCGAACAGCAAGGGAATGTGCCCGCCAAGGCACGGGAACAGCACGCCCAGCTGGCCGAACAGATCGAGGGGCACCGCTTCCGGTATTACGTGAGGGACCAACCGGTCATCAGCGACGCCGACTTCGATGTGCTGCTGCGCTCCCTGGAGGCCCTGGAGGAGGAGTACCCGGAGCTGCGGACCCCGGACTCCCCGACCCAGAAGGTCGCCGGGGACTACGAGACGGAGTTCACGAAGGTCGAGCACCGCGAGCGGCTGCTCTCCCTGGACAACGCCTTCGACGACGAGGAACTGGCCGCCTGGGCCGAGCGCGTGGCGCGGGACGTGGGCGCCGCCCCGTACCACTTCCTGTGCGAGCTGAAGGTCGACGGCCTCGCGGTCAACCTGACGTACGAGAACGGCAGGCTGACCCGCGCCGCCACGCGCGGCGACGGCCGGATCGGCGAGGACATCACCGCCAACGTCCGTACGATCGCCGACATCCCCGACCGGCTCAAGGGCGACAGGATCCCCGCGCTCGTGGAGATCCGCGGCGAGGTCTATTTCCCGATGGAGGCCTTCGAGGGGCTGAACGCCCGCCTGGTGGAGGCGGGGGACAAGCCCTTCGCCAACCCCCGTAACGCGGCGGCCGGTTCGCTCCGCCAGAAGGACCCCAAGGTCACGGCCGGCCGCCCGCTGCACATGGTGGTGCACGGCATCGGCGCCCGCGAGGGCTTCGACATCGACTGCCTGTCGCACGCGTACGAGCTGCTGCACGAGTGGGGGCTGCCGACCGCCACGCAGAACCGCGTCGTCGACTCGCTCGCCGGGGTGCGCGACTTCATCAAGTACATCGGCGAGAACCGCCACTCGGTGGTGGAGCACGAGATCGACGGCGTCGTCGTCAAGCTCGACGAGATCCCGCTCCAGGGCCGTCTCGGCTCCACGGCGCGCGCCCCGCGGTGGGCGATCGCCTGGAAGTTCGCGCCGGAAGAGGTCAACACCAAGCTGATCAACATCCGCGTGGGCGTGGGCCGTACGGGCCGTGTGACGCCGTACGCGCAGGTCGAGCCCGTGACCGTGGCCGGATCCGAGGTCGAGTTCGCCACCCTCCACAACCAGGAGGTGGTGAAGAAGAAGGGCGTCCTCATCGGGGACACGGTGGTGCTCAGGAAGGCCGGAGACGTCATCCCCGAGATCCTCGGTCCTGTCGTCGATCTGCGGGACGGCACCGAGAAGGAATTCGTGATGCCCGCCGAGTGCCCGGAGTGCGGTACGGCGCTGCGGCCCATGAAGGAGGGCGACATCGACCTGCGCTGCCCCAACGCGCAGTCGTGTCCCGCCCAGTTGCGCGAGCGCGTCTCGTACCTGGCCGGCCGGGAGTGCCTGGACATCGAGAACTTCGGTGCGGTGGTCGCCGCCGCACTGACCCGCCCGCTGGAGCCGGCCGTGCCGCCCCTGCTGGACGAGGGCGACCTCTTCGACCTCACGGTGGAACAGCTGCTGCCCATCAAGGCGTACGTCCTGGACGCGGACAGCGGGCTGCCCAAGCGTGACCCCAAGACGGGCGAGGAGAAGATCGTCACGGTCTTCGCCAACCAGAAGGGCGAGCCGAAGAAGAACACCCTGGCGATGCTGGACTTCATCGCGGCAGCCAAGGGGCGGCCGCTGGCGCGCTTCATCAACGGTCTCTCGATCCGCCACGTGGGGCCGGTCGCCTCGGTGGCGCTGGCCCGTGAGTTCCGTTCCGTGGAGCGCATCGAGCAGGCGACCGAGGAGGAGCTGGCCGCGGTCGAGGGCGTCGGCCCGACCATCGCCGCCGCGCTCAAGCAGTGGTTCGCCGAGGAGTGGCACCGCGAGATCCTGCGGAAGTGGAAGGCCGCAGGCGTCCCGCTGGAAGAGGAGGGCGGCGACGAGGACCAGGGGCCGCGCCCGCTGGAGGGCCTCACCGTCGTCGTGACCGGCACGCTGGAGCGCCACACCCGAGATGGCGCGAAAGAGGCGCTCCAGAGCCTCGGGGCGAAGGTCACCGGCTCCGTTTCCAAGAAGACCGCCTTCGTGGTGGTGGGGGACAGCCCCGGCTCGAAGTACGACAAGGCGGTCCAGCTGAAGGTTCCGGTTCTGGACGAGGACGGCTTCGCGGT
The sequence above is drawn from the Streptomyces sp. NBC_01465 genome and encodes:
- the ligA gene encoding NAD-dependent DNA ligase LigA; this translates as MAVEQQGNVPAKAREQHAQLAEQIEGHRFRYYVRDQPVISDADFDVLLRSLEALEEEYPELRTPDSPTQKVAGDYETEFTKVEHRERLLSLDNAFDDEELAAWAERVARDVGAAPYHFLCELKVDGLAVNLTYENGRLTRAATRGDGRIGEDITANVRTIADIPDRLKGDRIPALVEIRGEVYFPMEAFEGLNARLVEAGDKPFANPRNAAAGSLRQKDPKVTAGRPLHMVVHGIGAREGFDIDCLSHAYELLHEWGLPTATQNRVVDSLAGVRDFIKYIGENRHSVVEHEIDGVVVKLDEIPLQGRLGSTARAPRWAIAWKFAPEEVNTKLINIRVGVGRTGRVTPYAQVEPVTVAGSEVEFATLHNQEVVKKKGVLIGDTVVLRKAGDVIPEILGPVVDLRDGTEKEFVMPAECPECGTALRPMKEGDIDLRCPNAQSCPAQLRERVSYLAGRECLDIENFGAVVAAALTRPLEPAVPPLLDEGDLFDLTVEQLLPIKAYVLDADSGLPKRDPKTGEEKIVTVFANQKGEPKKNTLAMLDFIAAAKGRPLARFINGLSIRHVGPVASVALAREFRSVERIEQATEEELAAVEGVGPTIAAALKQWFAEEWHREILRKWKAAGVPLEEEGGDEDQGPRPLEGLTVVVTGTLERHTRDGAKEALQSLGAKVTGSVSKKTAFVVVGDSPGSKYDKAVQLKVPVLDEDGFAVLLEQGPDAAREAAVATEGAEE
- a CDS encoding methionine synthase, which gives rise to MSDTKWAWGPATGIGSMPGGDARETAKTVVGSFEDFPYLAELPARGPGADMLGRTIGMLVEMYAHVEPSGWRVSDRPGRDTKRARSWLGEDLDALEEFTQGYEGPLKVQAVGPWTLAAGLELRGGESALGDPGACRDLAGSLAEGLRAHLADVRRRVPGAQVVLQLDEPSLISVLRGQIRTASGYRTHRAVDRQVVESGLRDVMGVTEGPVVVHSCAPDVPFALLRRAGAAGVSFDFSLLTERDEDAIGEAVEGGTQLFAGVVPGTDGPLSDPAGSVSGVRTLWRRLGLNPGTLAESLVITPSCGLAGASPAYARAALAHCARAARSLADNPE
- a CDS encoding SDR family oxidoreductase → MATHVITGAGSGIGAAVARRLQERGDDIVLIARDAGRARQLEAQYPGAGSMVADLAEPERISKAFGMQAMPEQVDSLLHIAGIVDLGPVAELRAKTWIQQLNANLVSPAELTRLFLPQLRMAQGHVVYVNSGAGLEAHAQWGAYAASKHGLKALADSLRHEEHENGVRVTSVYPGRTASPMQAKVHSQEGKEYDASKWIDPESVATTILMAIDLPRDAEVNNLTVRPGR